The following are from one region of the Prevotella communis genome:
- a CDS encoding AAA family ATPase, with translation MIEKICITNYLSIKEKMEFSFVSSREKEKFDGKTTWYEQCGDKKLAKLVFVLGNNAAGKTNFINAVRTMRTLVISKPSERDDSLEYMPFMLDKESRYKPTTFDIVYFTEDTRYLYSITYNETVILEESLKQSRRTREIPIYLRRYDKDRGLSIVEFAPDCGLSASERIDLQRQTTTNTSVLSSFWGMNLNSKALSDSYLFFRDKIGMNVAQDENLADILSKGTKIEQKRLKNDLLMFLNIINSNITDYKITEHRWKSPRPMARFGRMDMGEMTPDMFVMEERVIRTITFYHQTESGEYPLEEDLESDGTIALIRLIAMTQTLINNGMTVFLDEQPAGIHEQALKYMISCYLCLATDCQLVVAGQDTSFLSYKKLRRDSIRVFKKDNDGNTYLFKDADNKMFMSNTNVRNFVFGNSDIFQIADESDIEFLFETLKMMYYRKKGKNG, from the coding sequence ATGATAGAGAAGATATGCATAACAAACTATCTCTCCATTAAAGAAAAGATGGAGTTTTCTTTTGTTAGTTCAAGGGAAAAAGAAAAGTTTGATGGCAAAACTACGTGGTATGAACAGTGTGGTGATAAGAAGCTTGCTAAGTTAGTATTTGTTCTTGGTAATAATGCTGCTGGTAAGACAAACTTTATTAATGCTGTTCGTACAATGAGAACGCTTGTTATCTCAAAACCTTCGGAAAGAGATGACTCGTTGGAATATATGCCCTTTATGCTTGATAAAGAATCAAGGTATAAGCCAACGACATTTGATATTGTTTATTTTACTGAAGATACCAGGTATCTTTATAGTATTACATATAATGAAACAGTAATATTAGAAGAATCCTTAAAGCAATCAAGAAGGACTCGTGAGATACCAATATACCTAAGGAGATACGACAAAGATAGAGGTTTGTCGATTGTTGAGTTTGCGCCTGACTGTGGTCTTTCTGCGTCAGAGAGGATTGATTTGCAGCGTCAGACGACGACTAATACTTCTGTTTTGTCATCGTTTTGGGGCATGAACTTAAATAGTAAAGCCTTAAGCGATAGTTATCTTTTCTTCAGAGATAAAATAGGCATGAATGTAGCCCAGGATGAAAATCTTGCTGATATATTGTCGAAGGGGACAAAAATAGAACAGAAAAGGCTCAAAAATGATCTTCTAATGTTTCTGAACATAATAAATTCTAATATTACTGACTATAAAATAACTGAGCATAGATGGAAGTCTCCTAGGCCTATGGCAAGGTTTGGAAGAATGGATATGGGCGAGATGACACCTGATATGTTTGTTATGGAAGAGCGAGTCATACGAACAATAACATTTTATCATCAAACAGAAAGTGGTGAATACCCTCTAGAGGAGGACCTCGAATCTGACGGAACGATAGCGTTGATAAGATTAATTGCAATGACGCAGACGCTAATTAATAATGGTATGACCGTGTTCTTAGATGAGCAACCGGCCGGTATTCATGAGCAGGCTTTGAAATATATGATCTCATGCTACTTGTGCTTGGCCACTGATTGTCAGCTGGTTGTTGCTGGGCAAGATACATCTTTTTTGTCATATAAGAAGTTACGTAGGGATTCCATTCGTGTTTTCAAGAAAGATAACGATGGTAATACTTATTTGTTTAAGGATGCTGATAATAAAATGTTTATGAGCAATACAAATGTACGTAATTTCGTGTTTGGCAATTCCGATATATTCCAAATTGCTGATGAATCAGATATTGAGTTTCTTTTTGAGACGCTTAAAATGATGTATTACCGAAAAAAAGGAAAAAACGGATGA
- a CDS encoding ATP-binding protein — translation MTIEDIQKSTEFQTLIAECTAYDYKESLEEKKPKSWLKSVSAFANTMGGSLFFGVDNDGNVKGLDDIQHVTETISMKIRDYMDPLPDVEMIPLEQEGMHVLQLKVKEGLYTPYYYVGDGQRVAFVRNGDESLPATAEQMVRLVLKGTNRTYDSLRTDKRVEDYSFAILANTFKERVQQDWDKKYLLSFGLITDDGYLTNAGALFADDCWLSQSRLYCTRWYGLEKSDAINDAEYKGNILLLLREAMNFVKSNTKKGWEKLPDGRKNKPEYAERAVLEAMVNHFIHRDYTVMGGEVHLDIYDDRIAVTSPGGMYSGQQVQDVPLEDISSLRRNPVLADVMAQLDYMEKRGSGLKRICNETKALEAYKDDRRPVFKSSPSQFMTIIYSVDYKDAGQVAGQDTGNVTKQSLSWDQVGTKLGLSRDQVEKLLLSAIQATSAAEIRQVMNMTNATKFKRNYIDPLLELRILAMTQPDSPKSPTQKYYLTELGKQLIKK, via the coding sequence ATGACAATAGAAGATATACAGAAATCGACGGAGTTTCAGACTCTGATTGCTGAATGTACGGCATACGACTATAAGGAATCTCTGGAGGAGAAGAAACCTAAGAGTTGGCTGAAGAGCGTGAGTGCTTTTGCAAATACCATGGGCGGTTCGTTGTTCTTTGGAGTGGATAATGATGGCAACGTTAAGGGGCTGGATGATATTCAGCACGTGACAGAAACCATCAGCATGAAGATCAGAGATTATATGGATCCGCTGCCGGATGTGGAGATGATTCCGTTGGAACAGGAGGGAATGCATGTTCTCCAGCTGAAGGTGAAGGAGGGCTTGTACACTCCGTATTATTACGTTGGTGACGGTCAGCGTGTGGCTTTTGTGCGCAATGGCGACGAGAGTCTACCGGCAACAGCAGAGCAGATGGTGAGACTGGTGCTGAAAGGTACGAACAGAACGTATGACTCGTTACGTACGGATAAAAGGGTGGAGGATTATTCGTTTGCCATCCTGGCAAATACCTTCAAGGAACGTGTTCAGCAGGATTGGGACAAAAAGTATCTGCTATCGTTTGGACTGATAACGGATGATGGCTATTTGACCAATGCGGGTGCACTGTTTGCAGATGACTGCTGGCTGAGTCAGTCGCGACTGTATTGTACACGGTGGTATGGTCTGGAGAAAAGTGATGCCATCAATGATGCGGAGTATAAGGGGAATATCCTTTTGTTGCTACGTGAGGCGATGAACTTTGTGAAATCGAACACCAAGAAAGGGTGGGAGAAGCTGCCTGACGGCAGGAAGAACAAACCCGAGTATGCAGAAAGAGCCGTATTGGAGGCTATGGTGAACCATTTCATTCACAGGGACTATACCGTGATGGGCGGTGAGGTGCATCTGGACATCTATGATGACAGGATTGCTGTAACCTCGCCAGGCGGTATGTATAGCGGTCAACAGGTGCAGGATGTTCCGCTGGAGGATATTTCGTCGTTGAGGCGAAACCCTGTGCTGGCAGACGTGATGGCGCAACTGGATTATATGGAGAAGCGTGGTAGCGGCTTGAAGCGCATCTGCAACGAAACAAAGGCACTGGAGGCGTATAAGGATGACAGACGGCCTGTGTTCAAGTCTTCGCCTAGTCAGTTTATGACGATTATTTACTCTGTTGATTATAAAGATGCAGGTCAAGTAGCAGGTCAAGATACAGGTAATGTTACTAAGCAGTCACTAAGTTGGGACCAAGTTGGGACTAAGTTGGGACTAAGTAGGGACCAAGTTGAAAAGTTGCTTTTGAGCGCAATTCAGGCAACTTCTGCTGCTGAGATTAGGCAGGTCATGAATATGACGAATGCTACAAAATTCAAGAGAAATTATATAGACCCTCTCTTGGAACTGAGAATACTTGCCATGACACAACCAGACTCGCCTAAGAGTCCTACCCAGAAGTATTATCTTACAGAGTTGGGTAAGCAATTAATTAAGAAATGA